The sequence TATTACAAGGgatagtttgttgttgttttttaattgggaaaaggGGGTTGTGAGATGTAGGACTAACAATACCctccaaaaaaatgagaaaaagaaagaaagaatgttaaTTGATACTTTAAAATGGACAAAAGAGGTTTAGAAATACACACAATGAGAACAGCTTTTGAAAGTAAAGTTatgaattaaacattttttataccTATGTATAGTTGACTCATTTCATAAGTGatgctctttttctgtttttctttgcataAGGTTTGGGTTTGTTGGCATACATCAAGTTTAGAAtgagaacaataaaaaagtaatgtcttgaatgtttaaaaattggaaagaatcttTCCTGTCCTCTGTCATTGACGCCTACACGTGTTCTCTGGATGTTGTGCTGCTTCTTTGGTATTTCCTCTGTACATCCAAGTGCTGGATTATATTCCACAGGATCAAAACCACTTCCCATTACACCAAAGAGATAATCAATGCTCCAGCCAATATAAGCCAATCTTTTCTCTTCAAGAGTGAGCAAATGGTCCTCCACATCCTCTCTCCCACCTTACTCCCTTGGGGGAAAATAATCCACCCCCAACCCAAACACTGTCCTCAGCAAAGAAAAGCAGGGGTCAGATCAtctgaaaatttaagaatcagaTACAGATATGACTATTCACAAGTTTCACATCAAACTCTTCCAACGCAAATTTAAAACATGATGCTACCTGATAGTTGAAGGAAAACAGCCTCcaataaataatattgaaatgtATTAACTGACCCATATGAAGAAATCTGTATATGGAGTGTAGGAACTTATAGACAAACCCCTATTTGGGGGTCAAATCTTGCTTCtgtccctcccccttctcttccattttcctgTTTAAACTCCCTAAGCATGGTTGGGGGGGAGGCAGGGGCGGGAAAAGATTTGTCTTGGAACCAGTGTTGCAGAGGAGGACAGACTGGGAAAGTATCCAAATAATCTCTAGTTTATATGAGTTGACAAGATAGTAGTAGTTTAATAATTAGCCcagtaaagaataaaaatcttaCGGTAATTTGCAGGTAAATCCGCTTGCATCTGAAATTTTCATCCTGGGTGAAATGCAGTtgatcagttttgttttgttttgttttgtgagagGGGGGTGACTGAGAACAGGGAAACGATAAGAAAGAGATGAGGGAACAGTTGATGGAGGAAAAGATATTGTTGGCTAATGGCTGGTCTCAGGTGGAGAAAATTACTACAATCTGGAAAACGGTTGAAGAAtttaaagagacagaaacaggttTCTACATTAATAGGACAATCATTTCTCCTACACTCTGGGAGGCATAGCAGCAAAGCCTTTGATCTTGGGATTAGCTCCAGACGATTCTTACTAGACCTCTTTTTATCTAAAGTCATTTCCTAGCTTTTGTTCCTCTTTCCTACCCAAGGACTTCTAAATACTCTAGTCCGCCCAAGCTCTGCTCACTAGCCCTGACTTTTCTGGGGAAAGTTACTATTGTTTACTTCCCGATTTCCCTAGGTTCCTCCGCACCTTATCAGGCTGTTCCTGAAGGGAGGCGTCGGTACTAGCCACGGAGCTTCCCAGTTGAGCCTGAGCGCCAAGCTGGCTCACTACCCTGAGTTCCGAGCCCCCTcgcctccctctccccttccactCTGGCAGGCGATTTTCACATCCTTTATGTTTTCTGGACCTTCGCAGCCTAACCTGGCGAGGTACCACCGAGCAAGATGAGCAGATTTTTTTTGGTACCAGGCAAATTATATGGAACCAGGCTTCTTCCCAAGGTCTCCGGCACCTCCACCCGTAGGTCAAACTAGGAACAACATGATCGGAACCGAGATTATAGCTGCGCTCGCCTAACTCCATTAACTTcccatttgttatttatttttgacttttaatttttcaaacacTGGCCTGGGAGTGTTGCTCACTACAGACCACCCCCATCCTCCCCCCTCCCGATACCTCAAAATCGCCCAAGTCCCATTCTTCTGCTTCGCAAGTCTCACGATTTCGGTAGCGCCGAGCGGTGTCTAGCAGAACTGCGCCCGGACTACCTTAAGGCAAAGCGCCTAAACCTAGCGAGCCAGCCTCCGCGGGGTGGCTCCCGACGCCGCAGCCAATGGTTCCCTTCCTCTGTTTAAATAGATTTGCAATGTcaatcattttctccttcttcagcCTCCCTTCCACCGCCATATTGGGCAACTAAAAAAAGTGCTCGGCTTTTCTGGGTGTCTTTTtatattccttccctttctcagtCTTTCCCCTACACGTCGACTTTTGAGATCAGccaagtgtttttgttttgtcctgTCTTGTTTCCTCCGCGGCTCGGTTTGGGAAACCCGCAGGCTCGTACCGGCTAGGTCTCGGACTGGCTTTTCcaattcctccctcccctcccctcccttcccctcccctttccctcctccctctccctccctccctatgtccctccctctctctctcccttacacTTGATCTGCTGAGAGACTTTTCTGCTGGCTCTCCCGGGCTtcccccctgccccctcccccaaacccaACACTGATCCTAAAGCTTGTGTAATTATTGGTGGTTGTTTGTTTCCCTTGGCCCCGAACTGGAATCGCGGGACCTATATAAAAGGGGCTACGTGttcggatttttttttttgttgttgtcgtttTAAAAAGTTGAGTGGAGACAAGGGAGGACGATGTCAAACGTGCGTATTTCTGACGGGAGCCCGACCCTGGAGCGGATGGAAGGCAGGCCGGCTGAGTACCCCAAGCCTTCAGCTTGCCGCAACCTCTTCGGCCCAGTAAACCATGAAGATTTAACGCAGGACTTAAAGAAGCATTGCAGGGATATCGAGGAGGACTGTCAGCGCAAGTGGAACTTCGACTTTCGGAATCACAAGCCCTTGGAGGGGAATTATGAGTGGCAACCTGTGGAGAAAGATAGTTTGCCCGAGTTTTATTTCAGGCCCCCGCGGAACCCCAAGGGGAGATGCCAGGGGCCCGGCCAGCAGAGCGGGGATCTAAACGGAGTGCGCCAAACGGGGTTTTTTATTGCTTCTCAGGGAATCTCAGAGGACACCCACTTAAGAGATCAAAAGACTGAGGGTGCATCCGAAAGCCAGACGAGTTTGGCAGACCAGTGCACTGAGACGAGGAAACGACCAGCCACGGATGGTAATCgctcctttaaaattaaaataaaacaaacccctCCCTTGTTTACTCGGTCTGTCTGGGCCACTCCTTGACTTTACTGGAGGTCCGTCCCCGAAGTTGTGTCTAGAGAACACCAGCGCAGTTCTTGGTTTTTCCATCGGGAGCTGAGGCTATTAACCTTATGCGCCGGTGATATCTATCATCTAACtagttatcatttcttttaaagttaAAGACTACTAGTTGTTTTTTGCCATTTGGCGTAAAAGTATCTGTAAACTTAACGTTTTAAAACCCACAGCCTTCCTAAAACACCTGTCCCCTCCCCCAGTCTGCCATCATAAGGTATGTGAGTGACCTAAGTATTATCTTGCAGCTAGGATGTTCCCGATTATCCCCTGTGAAAGATTGGGCTATATGATCCTTCGATAGGTACCGGGAACCTGGGGAGGAGGTCTTTGTTAATAGCAAACAATATTTTcaagattttaagaaaatcagCGATTGACCAGGATTGTGGGTGGTGGTGatatccccctcccccttcccctggCTAACTTTTGTTAGCTAATGCTTTTAATAAAATCTGTTGCttgtctcccccctccccttcgaAATTTCCCCTGCTAGATGTCTCACCTCAAAACAAAAGAGCCAACATTACTgaagaagaggttacagacactTCTCCCAATGCTAGTTCAGTGGAGCAGACGCCCAAGAAGCCCAGTCTCAGAAGACATCAAACGTAAACTACTTAGGTGGGTTGCCTAGCTAGGGTTCAGAAATGAAACCAAACTGCACTGCTGGATCTGGTAGTCTCTGCAAATTCCTCTCCATATTTTATTAGTTGTCCATGGCTAAGAAGTTTGCTAGTTAAGGGTATTTCAGACCCCCTtcgattttttcccccttccctcataCACGTTTTGTGCGGTTGAATAGGCAAGGAGGTAAGGGAAAAGGTCGTTGAATTTCATCAAGTTTCCTCCATCAGACAGACCTTTTCTTTAGACAAATTAAGCAGTTACTCCGGAGTGAAGGGTAGCATCCTGGATGAGAATTTCTTGTCCTGGAGATAGTTCTTCGTGAAGGGAGATCATCCTCTTTTAAATCCTCACAAAAACTTGATtggaagatgagatttttttttttttttcagttctaaataagGGCTGTAGTTGTTCCCTGCTTTAGCAAAGGTTTtaaggttttattattttttcggTGGTTTCAAATAAAGTCATTGTTTGAAcgcagaaggaagaaggagaaacaaatgggtttcatcttttcatttgagGATAAACTGAGCTCCACTGAATTCACAGAAAAGATTAAAAGTAGAATGAAGTGGCATGTgcaattcatttattttggtcCTCCTAGTGTCACACCACTTCTACTGGGTTTTTGGAGGGCGAAGGAAATCTATGCAATAAAACACAGAGAATCATTAAAAGTTACCCACAAAAGTTTTTCCACAGCTCTGAAGTGCTGCAAAGTAAAAGTTAATGAATTCTCTCCCTGTAAGCAATCTGGAACTTGTCAGCATGTATATGCAAATTGTGCTAGAACAACTCACTATTTGGGTatttgaaggggaaaaggaataataaatatcAGGGCTGGCTAAGACTGTGTCTACTTACCTCTAGAAAAGTGATTTGCAATAATCTGCTGAATCTGATCAGTTAAAGACAGAATAATTCAGTCCCCAAAGCTCTCTTTAGGGAGCTTGAATTCTTCGGGCCAGCTAATTCTGTTAGTCACTGAAAACTGCTTAAGagtagaaactgaggcttattCCTCCCTGTATTTTTTAGTTTAGCAGTGGCTACCAGTGCCTGCCAAATAAATGCACAATAAACGTTTATCAAATAACAGTGAATTTGTACAATATAGAGATACATGACACTTTAAAGATGGAATGggggtatttttatttcttaaaaaaatggaaggtcaccaaaatttttttttaacacaaattaaatGTATATAACCCCTACACAATATAAAATGCCCACTTGAAGGACTTGTTGAAAGATGGCTTTATAGAATATATAGTGGAGGAAATTGGATGAAAATTATTGATTAATTCACTAGATGTCGATATCTTCAGTGTTGCTATATATCTCTTTCATGTGTCTTTATGTATCACATCCTAATAAATTTTTGGTCTTGTCTTACTCAGCCAAGCAGGAATGAATGCAAAGAAtctttagaaatgttaacttgGACACTGGTgacttcaaaacaaaacaaaacaaaacagagccCCACAACTGGATACATATCCATCACAAGAAATAAGGATGAGCTTTAAAACATTTTACCTTATTAGATTAGGATATAGGCATAAAATATCGCCAAGGGTCATTCGGCTAGATGAAGTGGCTTGAAGAGCCACAACTGTATTTTCATAAAGCTTAACTGCaccacataataataataataattattttttactgATCACCAAACCATGTGAACAATTCCCAGTTTCTTGTGGATCAGCAACTCATCTCTGTAGTTtatagtctgaaaaaaaaaaaaaaaaaagttgcccgGGGTAGAGACTTTCAATAACTTCCAAATCAGAATTTAAACCCtagtcttcatgattccaagatCCACTATATCATGCTTCCTCTTAGTCTACACTTAGgtatttttctaataaaggtGAGTTGGTGGGGTTGGTGGATTTTTTCTCCCCATTCTTATAATTGTCCTTCTGtatctctccttttattcccTGTCATCAATCCAGAATTCCTGTAATTCCAGATTCCTTCatatgggggaaaagggaggtgGGATGGTGGTAGGAAAAGATACACGATTAAGGTAAACTGAATTAGCTTtactatttaaaaatctttacaagTCTCAGTTTGGAAGAATGAATGACCACAGAGATGATCTCATCTATCTGTCACTATTAGCCTTCTATAGCTTGTGTCTATATAATCCACCCACTTCAAGCCACTAAGCAAGCAAGAcactgagaaaataatttttaccaaGTGTACTGATTTATTTTGCTGCTCTTAGAATTGGCTGGATCAATACCCTTAATGcagtttttctctttaatcttttgTTTTGCAGAACTAAGAATATGTCCTTGTTCACTGGATATACCAGAGCTTGATGAAACAAGgaagatataaattaaatttaagaatacATATCGATGTCTTCATGGAATGGATATCCTGTTTAAGCACTGAAAAGCAACAACACAATAACACTAAAATTGTAGGCTCTCTTAAAAGAGGTGCCTCTAAAAGCATTGGATGTAGCATCATGCAATTAGGTTTTTCCTTATTTGCTTCATTGTACTACCTGTGTATatagtttttatcttttatgtagCACATAAACTTTGGGAAAGGGGAGGCATTGGGGAGGGCCAAgatatgaagaaaatagaaaacttgcttcaaattatatagcaagaatataaatatatgactTGCATAAAAGGGAGCAACCTTGGGTTGGGGGTGGTGATTAAGCTTTTCCTTTAAAGATGTAATATCCCTTTCAAtgagatctgattttttttttaattgcaacaATTTTAAATGTCAACAGCTGATTACTGTTTATTATATTACACTTATTAAGAATCAGGAGGTCTGATGTGTCCATTATGTTAAtgcaaaggctttttaaaaatagagggtTATAAAGTGGAAACCTCTTTAAAGTGAAGTAATTATCCAGCTAATTAAGGCATAAGCAAACAATCCACATAATTcaggtaaaaaacaaaattgactaTGAGTTCTGAATGATCAAAATTGGCAATCTACTTATCAGATAAGCTAGAAAAAATTGTCTacacatttccttcattttatgctTGTAAACATGGCCTAAATAATGCTTTctgggtattaaaaaaaaatcttgagattcaaggtaaaaaaaaaaaaaataatgggatacttttaaaatttctcattctGTCTTGGCTGATTCACCCAGAGGAATGTGATGTGTTTGATGGAAGTGAGAATGGATCAGTAGTTGCTGGTGGAAGAGGGAAATGGATACTGCATCTTTAAACAGTATTTCTACATTGCTGTATGtgtatgaaacattttaaaatgtacctGTGTACATAACTCTGTAAAGACACTGAGAAAATTATACTAActtatttatgttaaaaaaagatttttttttaaatctagaaaatatAAAAGCCAAAGTGGCATGTTTTGTGCATTTGTAAATGCTCTATTGGGTAGgct comes from Sarcophilus harrisii chromosome 5, mSarHar1.11, whole genome shotgun sequence and encodes:
- the CDKN1B gene encoding cyclin-dependent kinase inhibitor 1B isoform X2; this translates as MSNVRISDGSPTLERMEGRPAEYPKPSACRNLFGPVNHEDLTQDLKKHCRDIEEDCQRKWNFDFRNHKPLEGNYEWQPVEKDSLPEFYFRPPRNPKGRCQGPGQQSGDLNGVRQTGFFIASQGISEDTHLRDQKTEGASESQTSLADQCTETRKRPATDELRICPCSLDIPELDETRKI
- the CDKN1B gene encoding cyclin-dependent kinase inhibitor 1B isoform X1: MSNVRISDGSPTLERMEGRPAEYPKPSACRNLFGPVNHEDLTQDLKKHCRDIEEDCQRKWNFDFRNHKPLEGNYEWQPVEKDSLPEFYFRPPRNPKGRCQGPGQQSGDLNGVRQTGFFIASQGISEDTHLRDQKTEGASESQTSLADQCTETRKRPATDDVSPQNKRANITEEEVTDTSPNASSVEQTPKKPSLRRHQT